A genome region from Mugil cephalus isolate CIBA_MC_2020 chromosome 13, CIBA_Mcephalus_1.1, whole genome shotgun sequence includes the following:
- the ppp2r2d gene encoding serine/threonine-protein phosphatase 2A 55 kDa regulatory subunit B delta isoform, with amino-acid sequence MAGVAGGNDFQWCFSQVKGAIDEDVAEADIISTVEFNYSGELLATGDKGGRVVIFQHEQESKNRPHLRGEYNVYSTFQSHEPEFDYLKSLEIEEKINKIRWLPQQNAAHFLLSTNDKTIKLWKISERDKRAEGYNLKDEDGRLRDPFRITSLRVPVLMPMDLMVEASPRRIFANAHTYHINSISVNSDHETYLSADDLRINLWHLEITDRSFNIVDIKPANMEELTEVITAAECHPHQCNVFVYSSSKGTIRLCDMRAAALCDRHSKFFEEPEDPSSRSFFSEIISSISDVKFSHSGRYMMTRDYLSVKVWDLNMENRPVETYQVHEYLRSKLCSLYENDCIFDKFECCWNGSDSAIMTGSYNNFFRMFDRNTRRDITLEASRESSKPRATLKPRKVSTGGKRKKDEISVDSLDFNKKILHTAWHPKDNVIAVAATNNLYIFQDKIN; translated from the exons ATGGCGG GAGTTGCAGGAGGAAATGATTTCCAGTGGTGTTTCTCTCAAGTGAAAGGAGCCATAGATGAAGATGTTGCGGAAG CCGACATAATCTCAACAGTTGAGTTCAACTATTCTGGAGAATTACTTGCAACTGGAGACAAAGGAGGTCGAGTAGTGATATTTCAGCATGAACAGGAG TCAAAGAATCGTCCACACCTACGTGGGGAGTACAACGTCTATAGCACTTTTCAGAGTCACGAGCCAGAATTTGACTATTTGAAAAGTTTAGAAATCGaggaaaaaattaataaaataagatggCTACCCCAACAAAATGCTGCTCACTTTCTACTTTCAACAAATG ATAAAACTATCAAATTGTGGAAAATAAGTGAAAGAGATAAACGAGCAGAAGGTTACAACCTGAAAGATGAAGATGGGCGACTCAGAGACCCCTTTAGAATCACCTCCTTACGG GTACCAGTACTGATGCCAATGGATCTCATGGTAGAAGCAAGCCCACGGAGGATCTTTGCAAATGCGCACACCTATCACATTAATTCCATTTCTGTAAATAGTGATCATGAAACTTACCTCTCTGCAGATGACCTAAGAATAAATCTATGGCACTTGGAAATCACAGACAGAAGTTTTA ATATTGTAGACATCAAGCCCGCCAACATGGAGGAACTGACAGAAGTAATCACAGCTGCTGAGTGCCATCCACACCAATGCAATGTATTTGTGTACAGCAGTAGCAAAGGCACCATCCGCCTGTGTGACATGCGAGCAGCGGCACTCTGCGATAGGCACTCAAAGT TCTTTGAGGAGCCTGAGGATCCAAGCAGCCGATCCTTTTTCTCTGAgatcatctcctccatctcagacGTGAAGTTCAGTCACAGCGGACGCTATATGATGACACGTGACTACCTCTCCGTCAAAGTTTGGGACCTCAACATGGAGAACAGGCCAGTGGAGACGTATCAG GTCCATGAATACCTTCGCAGTAAACTCTGCTCCTTGTATGAAAACGACTGCATCTTTGACAAGTTTGAGTGCTGCTGGAATGGAAGTGACAG TGCCATCATGACCGGGTCCTACAACAACTTCTTCCGAATGTTCGACCGCAACACTAGGCGGGACATCACGCTGGAGGCGTCCCGGGAGAGCAGCAAACCGCGGGCCACGCTCAAACCGCGCAAAGTGTCCACCGGCGGCAAAAGGAAGAAGGATGAGATCAGCGTGGACAGCCTGGACTTCAACAAGAAGATCCTCCACACTGCCTGGCACCCCAAAGATAACGTGATAGCCGTGGCAGCCACCAACAACTTGTACATTTTCCAGGACAAAATCAACTAG